A region from the Drosophila ananassae strain 14024-0371.13 chromosome 2L, ASM1763931v2, whole genome shotgun sequence genome encodes:
- the LOC6501493 gene encoding FYVE and coiled-coil domain-containing protein 1 isoform X4, which translates to MRGLVEDTKKTRLSTANNNNISSSSSSTSGGSSRLKSGSTVTGGSASGSKPLRSAAKTATMKTTTSSLAGGTGASAAKKEPQTLQQQVGKSAKSSSSATATTTTSATTTRAGAAKSQKGQNPPPQQVQPQNAKQQQQPSQSQSQSHQQPQQLQQQQQQQQQQLLTNNSNTIALPKASHANTSEELAGGVQDTIYLCNFRVSVDGEWLCLKELQDIDVAGGTGGQQPAHTADVAGNSGIGAGNFSTSSSNSSKRNSKRFSGLSTGSNGGGGGGGALDITDNGIMAIENLIGRRLCDMVHSGASALASQSQHQSVGLFAEWSHLSRDTAEIERSNLVNICKLVVKELLEQSLRYGRMLDSDHLPLQHFFIVIEHVLGHGLRPKKGLLGPRKELWDLLQSVEHYCPEAQDITASVRDLPTVRTHIGRARAWLRIALMQKKLSDYLQALIEHREDSLYEYYEPHALMMSDEIVVIMGILVGLNVIDCNLCVKEEDLDSQQGVIDFSLYLRSSSRNADAPPEDSAPPALLDATGQGNMIAVLDQKNYIEELNRHLNATVGNLQAKVESLTTTNALMKEDLAIARNSLLALQAENQAMRQSSQGGDNTSTGSGGSSDKEKLKEKEKASEELAEERRKNSDLEKELKLQVSLKAESDMAMKLLEKDIHEKQDTIVSLRRQLDDIKQINLEMYRKLQKYESKLVEQQQHHHHHGPGAGSGAGAGSGAAGGDRSPNTRRQQNLEKFEALTKKHKHDSGPPMKRLHLKMDPFPPFDPSKYRKSPRQPDAPIPQDPQDVKEPKTPTSGKSLNDELAEAASAVTQHFGGDGSRSDYVLCREQKSPEDT; encoded by the exons ATGCGAGGACTCGTCGAGGATACGAAGAAGACAAGGCTGTCGACTGCAAATAACAACAATattagcagcagcagcagcagcacgaGTGGTGGCAGCAGTCGCCTCAAGTCGGGCAGTACAGTAACTGGTGGCAGTGCCAGTGGCTCAAAGCCATTAAGGAGTGCAGCCAAGACGGCAACAATGAAGACCACGACGTCATCGTTGGCAGGAGGAACAGGAGCGTCAGCAGCCAAGAAGGAGCCTCAAACGTTGCAACAACAAGTTGGCAAGTCTGCAAAGTCCTCGTCatcggcaacagcaacaacaacaacatcagctacaaCAACCAGGGCGGGAGCGGCTAAATCGCAAAAGGGTCAGAATCCACCCCCACAACAAGTGCAACCTCAAAACGcaaagcaacaacagcaaccgtcacagtcgcagtcgcagtcacATCAGCAACCCCAACaattgcaacagcaacaacaacaacaacagcagcaacttctgacaaacaacagcaacactaTTGCGTTGCCGAAAGCCTCGCATGCCAACACGAGCGAGGAACTGGCTGGTGGTGTCCAGGACACCATTTACCTCTGCAATTTCCGGGTATCCGTCGACGGCGAGTGGCTATGCCTCAAGGAGCTGCAGGACATTGATGTTGCTGGTGGGACTGGCGGCCAGCAGCCGGCACACACCGCAGACGTTGCGGGTAACTCTGGAATCGGGGCTGGGAACTTCAGCACCAGCAGTTCCAACTCCAGCAAGCGTAACAGCAAACGCTTCTCGGGCCTGTCCACCGGGAGCAatggtggcggtggcggtggcggcgcCTTGGACATCACGGACAATGGTATTATGGCAATTGAAAACCTTATCGGCCGTCGACTGTGCGACATGGTCCACAGCGGCGCCTCGGCACTCGCCTCCCAGTCGCAGCACCAGAGTGTCGGCCTCTTCGCCGAGTGGTCGCATCTCT CTCGGGACACCGCGGAAATCGAGCGCAGTAATCTGGTCAATATATGCAAGCTGGTGGTTAAGGAACTCTTGGAACAGTCGCTCCGATATGGTCGCATGCTGGACTCCGACCACCTGCCGCTGCAGCACTTCTTCATCGTCATTGAGCACGTCCTGGGCCACGGCCTGCGCCCGAAGAAGGGTCTCCTTGGTCCGCGGAAGGAGTTGTGGGATTTGCTGCAGAGCGTCGAGCACTATTGTCCGGAGGCGCAGGACATCACGGCCAGCGTTAGGGATCTGCCCACCGTACGCACCCACATAGGCAGAGCTCGGGCCTGGTTGAGGATTGCCCTGATGCAGAAGAAGCTATCGGACTACCTGCAGGCTCTAATCGAGCACCGGGAGGATTCCCTGTACGAGTACTACGAGCCGCATGCGCTCATGATGAGCGACGAG ATCGTTGTGATAATGGGCATCCTGGTGGGCTTGAATGTGATCGATTGCAATCTCTGCGTTAAGGAGGAGGATCTGGACTCGCAGCAGGGCGTTATTGACTTCTCGTTGTACCTGCGCTCTAGTTCCCGGAACGCAGATGCTCCGCCGGAGGACAGTGCTCCGCCAGCCCTACTGGATGCCACTGGGCAGGGAAATATGATCGCCGTGCTGGACCAGAAAAACTACATTGAGGAGCTCAACAGGCACCTCAA CGCCACTGTGGGCAACCTTCAGGCTAAAGTGGAGTCTCTAACCACCACAAACGCTCTGATGAAGGAGGATCTGGCCATAGCTCGGAATAGCTTACTGGCTCTTCAGGCAGAGAACCAGGCCATGCGACAGTCCTCGCAAGGAGGCGACAACACCTCCACTGGGTCGGGTGGCTCCTCGGACAAAGAAAAGCTaaaggagaaggagaaggcTTCCGAGGAGCTGGCCGAGGAGCGGCGCAAAAACAGCGATCTGGAAAAGGAACTGAAGCTACAGGTGTCCCTCAAGGCGGAGTCGGACATGGCCATGAAGTTGCTGGAGAAGGACATACACGAGAAGCAGGACACGATAGTCTCCCTGCGCCGCCAACTGGACGACATCAAGCAGATTAATCTTGAAATGTATCGCAAACTACAG AAGTACGAATCGAAGCTTGtcgagcagcaacagcaccaccaccaccatggACCGGGAGCGGGAtcaggagctggagctgggagCGGAGCCGCTGGCGGAGATCGCTCACCCAATACGCGACGGCAGCAAAATCTGGAGAAGTTCGAGGCGCTTACCAAGAAGCACAAACACGACTCTGGCCCACCCATGAAGCGGCTTCACCTCAAGATGGATCCCTTTCCCCCCTTCGATCCCAGCAAGTACAGGAAGTCCCCGCGGCAGCCGGATGCCCCGATACCCCAGGATCCCCAAGATGTCAAGGAGCCGAAGACGCCGACATCCGGCAAATCGCTGAACGATGAGTTGGCCGAAGCGGCCTCGGCAGTGACCCAGCACTTCGGAGGCGATGGCTCCAGAAGCGACTATGTCTTGTGTCGGGAGCAGAAGTCCCCAGAGGATACCTAA
- the LOC6501493 gene encoding protein RUFY3 isoform X9 — protein MSTDDLLVRRERSDDSQSLSHSPSASTLVPPPTGSPTSVSSGSSFERLRNTFRRTETISSQIFSHISTQFSNAAAAAAASEVIDGTTTYPYPDESTPPTQPIAESVGDAGVPSPSKILAKRMKRARDTAEIERSNLVNICKLVVKELLEQSLRYGRMLDSDHLPLQHFFIVIEHVLGHGLRPKKGLLGPRKELWDLLQSVEHYCPEAQDITASVRDLPTVRTHIGRARAWLRIALMQKKLSDYLQALIEHREDSLYEYYEPHALMMSDEIVVIMGILVGLNVIDCNLCVKEEDLDSQQGVIDFSLYLRSSSRNADAPPEDSAPPALLDATGQGNMIAVLDQKNYIEELNRHLNATVGNLQAKVESLTTTNALMKEDLAIARNSLLALQAENQAMRQSSQGGDNTSTGSGGSSDKEKLKEKEKASEELAEERRKNSDLEKELKLQVSLKAESDMAMKLLEKDIHEKQDTIVSLRRQLDDIKQINLEMYRKLQECEDELTQKGEMVSRLQTKASQIGNILQSLEKKYESKLVEQQQHHHHHGPGAGSGAGAGSGAAGGDRSPNTRRQQNLEKFEALTKKHKHDSGPPMKRLHLKMDPFPPFDPSKYRKSPRQPDAPIPQDPQDVKEPKTPTSGKSLNDELAEAASAVTQHFGGDGSRSDYVLCREQKSPEDT, from the exons ATGAGCACGGACGATTTGCTGGTGCGCCGCGAGAGGAGCGATGACTCGCAATCCCTCTCACATTCTCCAAGTGCCTCGACTCTGGTTCCGCCCCCTACGGGATCTCCTACGTCGGTGTCTTCCGGGTCCTCCTTTGAGCGCCTGCGCAACACCTTTCGACGCACTGAGACTATCTCCTCTCAGATCTTCAGCCACATTTCCACGCAGTTCTCCAATGCAGCTGCTGCAGCGGCCGCCTCCGAAGTAATCGACGGGACTACAACCTACCCGTATCCGGATGAGTCCACTCCGCCAACTCAGCCAATTGCTGAGTCTGTTGGGGATGCGGGTGTGCCGTCGCCATCCAAAATCTTGGCCAAGAGAATGAAACGCG CTCGGGACACCGCGGAAATCGAGCGCAGTAATCTGGTCAATATATGCAAGCTGGTGGTTAAGGAACTCTTGGAACAGTCGCTCCGATATGGTCGCATGCTGGACTCCGACCACCTGCCGCTGCAGCACTTCTTCATCGTCATTGAGCACGTCCTGGGCCACGGCCTGCGCCCGAAGAAGGGTCTCCTTGGTCCGCGGAAGGAGTTGTGGGATTTGCTGCAGAGCGTCGAGCACTATTGTCCGGAGGCGCAGGACATCACGGCCAGCGTTAGGGATCTGCCCACCGTACGCACCCACATAGGCAGAGCTCGGGCCTGGTTGAGGATTGCCCTGATGCAGAAGAAGCTATCGGACTACCTGCAGGCTCTAATCGAGCACCGGGAGGATTCCCTGTACGAGTACTACGAGCCGCATGCGCTCATGATGAGCGACGAG ATCGTTGTGATAATGGGCATCCTGGTGGGCTTGAATGTGATCGATTGCAATCTCTGCGTTAAGGAGGAGGATCTGGACTCGCAGCAGGGCGTTATTGACTTCTCGTTGTACCTGCGCTCTAGTTCCCGGAACGCAGATGCTCCGCCGGAGGACAGTGCTCCGCCAGCCCTACTGGATGCCACTGGGCAGGGAAATATGATCGCCGTGCTGGACCAGAAAAACTACATTGAGGAGCTCAACAGGCACCTCAA CGCCACTGTGGGCAACCTTCAGGCTAAAGTGGAGTCTCTAACCACCACAAACGCTCTGATGAAGGAGGATCTGGCCATAGCTCGGAATAGCTTACTGGCTCTTCAGGCAGAGAACCAGGCCATGCGACAGTCCTCGCAAGGAGGCGACAACACCTCCACTGGGTCGGGTGGCTCCTCGGACAAAGAAAAGCTaaaggagaaggagaaggcTTCCGAGGAGCTGGCCGAGGAGCGGCGCAAAAACAGCGATCTGGAAAAGGAACTGAAGCTACAGGTGTCCCTCAAGGCGGAGTCGGACATGGCCATGAAGTTGCTGGAGAAGGACATACACGAGAAGCAGGACACGATAGTCTCCCTGCGCCGCCAACTGGACGACATCAAGCAGATTAATCTTGAAATGTATCGCAAACTACAG GAATGTGAAGATGAACTCACACAAAAGGGCGAGATGGTTTCGCGCCTCCAAACGAAAGCCTCACAAATTGGTAACATTTTACAATCGCTAGAAAAGAAGTACGAATCGAAGCTTGtcgagcagcaacagcaccaccaccaccatggACCGGGAGCGGGAtcaggagctggagctgggagCGGAGCCGCTGGCGGAGATCGCTCACCCAATACGCGACGGCAGCAAAATCTGGAGAAGTTCGAGGCGCTTACCAAGAAGCACAAACACGACTCTGGCCCACCCATGAAGCGGCTTCACCTCAAGATGGATCCCTTTCCCCCCTTCGATCCCAGCAAGTACAGGAAGTCCCCGCGGCAGCCGGATGCCCCGATACCCCAGGATCCCCAAGATGTCAAGGAGCCGAAGACGCCGACATCCGGCAAATCGCTGAACGATGAGTTGGCCGAAGCGGCCTCGGCAGTGACCCAGCACTTCGGAGGCGATGGCTCCAGAAGCGACTATGTCTTGTGTCGGGAGCAGAAGTCCCCAGAGGATACCTAA
- the LOC6501493 gene encoding RUN and FYVE domain-containing protein 2 isoform X7, whose amino-acid sequence MSTDDLLVRRERSDDSQSLSHSPSASTLVPPPTGSPTSVSSGSSFERLRNTFRRTETISSQIFSHISTQFSNAAAAAAASEVIDGTTTYPYPDESTPPTQPIAESVGDAGVPSPSKILAKRMKRARDTAEIERSNLVNICKLVVKELLEQSLRYGRMLDSDHLPLQHFFIVIEHVLGHGLRPKKGLLGPRKELWDLLQSVEHYCPEAQDITASVRDLPTVRTHIGRARAWLRIALMQKKLSDYLQALIEHREDSLYEYYEPHALMMSDEIVVIMGILVGLNVIDCNLCVKEEDLDSQQGVIDFSLYLRSSSRNADAPPEDSAPPALLDATGQGNMIAVLDQKNYIEELNRHLNATVGNLQAKVESLTTTNALMKEDLAIARNSLLALQAENQAMRQSSQGGDNTSTGSGGSSDKEKLKEKEKASEELAEERRKNSDLEKELKLQVSLKAESDMAMKLLEKDIHEKQDTIVSLRRQLDDIKQINLEMYRKLQDCKASLTHKTELMDKLELQKEDMTNIIEQLEQKWSHDKSNLGEILKNTSQTLTTQVSASEERAARAEAESRIEREWRISLQEKELKLKEKISSLQSCLKELAEEKEQNNKLKADLEKARTQWSEAQTTLEELGIQLSVSRLKVSEMQDQERHHRQLLSGSAQSLQATVDAVGTPSIWTPDNIATHCTACEREFNLTRRKHHCRSCGEIFCKACSEHTLPLLNAQGMPGKPVRVCNACYAK is encoded by the exons ATGAGCACGGACGATTTGCTGGTGCGCCGCGAGAGGAGCGATGACTCGCAATCCCTCTCACATTCTCCAAGTGCCTCGACTCTGGTTCCGCCCCCTACGGGATCTCCTACGTCGGTGTCTTCCGGGTCCTCCTTTGAGCGCCTGCGCAACACCTTTCGACGCACTGAGACTATCTCCTCTCAGATCTTCAGCCACATTTCCACGCAGTTCTCCAATGCAGCTGCTGCAGCGGCCGCCTCCGAAGTAATCGACGGGACTACAACCTACCCGTATCCGGATGAGTCCACTCCGCCAACTCAGCCAATTGCTGAGTCTGTTGGGGATGCGGGTGTGCCGTCGCCATCCAAAATCTTGGCCAAGAGAATGAAACGCG CTCGGGACACCGCGGAAATCGAGCGCAGTAATCTGGTCAATATATGCAAGCTGGTGGTTAAGGAACTCTTGGAACAGTCGCTCCGATATGGTCGCATGCTGGACTCCGACCACCTGCCGCTGCAGCACTTCTTCATCGTCATTGAGCACGTCCTGGGCCACGGCCTGCGCCCGAAGAAGGGTCTCCTTGGTCCGCGGAAGGAGTTGTGGGATTTGCTGCAGAGCGTCGAGCACTATTGTCCGGAGGCGCAGGACATCACGGCCAGCGTTAGGGATCTGCCCACCGTACGCACCCACATAGGCAGAGCTCGGGCCTGGTTGAGGATTGCCCTGATGCAGAAGAAGCTATCGGACTACCTGCAGGCTCTAATCGAGCACCGGGAGGATTCCCTGTACGAGTACTACGAGCCGCATGCGCTCATGATGAGCGACGAG ATCGTTGTGATAATGGGCATCCTGGTGGGCTTGAATGTGATCGATTGCAATCTCTGCGTTAAGGAGGAGGATCTGGACTCGCAGCAGGGCGTTATTGACTTCTCGTTGTACCTGCGCTCTAGTTCCCGGAACGCAGATGCTCCGCCGGAGGACAGTGCTCCGCCAGCCCTACTGGATGCCACTGGGCAGGGAAATATGATCGCCGTGCTGGACCAGAAAAACTACATTGAGGAGCTCAACAGGCACCTCAA CGCCACTGTGGGCAACCTTCAGGCTAAAGTGGAGTCTCTAACCACCACAAACGCTCTGATGAAGGAGGATCTGGCCATAGCTCGGAATAGCTTACTGGCTCTTCAGGCAGAGAACCAGGCCATGCGACAGTCCTCGCAAGGAGGCGACAACACCTCCACTGGGTCGGGTGGCTCCTCGGACAAAGAAAAGCTaaaggagaaggagaaggcTTCCGAGGAGCTGGCCGAGGAGCGGCGCAAAAACAGCGATCTGGAAAAGGAACTGAAGCTACAGGTGTCCCTCAAGGCGGAGTCGGACATGGCCATGAAGTTGCTGGAGAAGGACATACACGAGAAGCAGGACACGATAGTCTCCCTGCGCCGCCAACTGGACGACATCAAGCAGATTAATCTTGAAATGTATCGCAAACTACAG GACTGCAAGGCCTCGCTAACCCACAAAACTGAGCTGATGGACAAACTGGAGCTCCAGAAGGAGGACATGACCAATATTATTGAGCAGCTGGAGCAGAA GTGGAGCCATGACAAGAGCAACCTGGGGGAGATCCTGAAGAACACGTCGCAAACCCTAACGACACAGGTGTCGGCAAGCGAGGAGCGAGCGGCGCGGGCTGAGGCCGAATCCCGAATCGAGCGGGAATGGCGCATTTCCCTGCAAGAAAAGGAGTTAAAGCTAAAAGAGAAAATATCTTCCCTGCAGAGCTGCCTCAAGGAGCTGGCCGAGGAAAAGGAGCAAAACAATAAACTGAAGGCTGATCTGGAAAAAGCGCGAACCCAGTGGTCGGAGGCACAAACCACTCTGGAGGAGCTGGGAATTCAGCTTAGTGTGAGCAGATTGAAGGTATCGGAGATGCAGGATCAGGAGCGCCACCACCGCCAATTACTATCCGGCTCGGCCCAGTCTCTGCAGGCCACGGTAGACGCCGTGGGTACTCCCAGTATCTGGACACCGGACAACATTGCCACCCACTGCACAGCCTGCGAGCGGGAGTTCAATTTGACGCGACGCAAGCACCACTGCCGGAGCTGCGGGGAGATCTTCTGCAAGGCCTGCTCGGAGCACACTCTTCCACTGCTCAATGCTCAGGGCATGCCGGGCAAACCGGTGCGGGTGTGCAACGCCTGCTACGCCAAATGA
- the LOC6501493 gene encoding RUN and FYVE domain-containing protein 2 isoform X2, translating into MRGLVEDTKKTRLSTANNNNISSSSSSTSGGSSRLKSGSTVTGGSASGSKPLRSAAKTATMKTTTSSLAGGTGASAAKKEPQTLQQQVGKSAKSSSSATATTTTSATTTRAGAAKSQKGQNPPPQQVQPQNAKQQQQPSQSQSQSHQQPQQLQQQQQQQQQQLLTNNSNTIALPKASHANTSEELAGGVQDTIYLCNFRVSVDGEWLCLKELQDIDVAGGTGGQQPAHTADVAGNSGIGAGNFSTSSSNSSKRNSKRFSGLSTGSNGGGGGGGALDITDNARDTAEIERSNLVNICKLVVKELLEQSLRYGRMLDSDHLPLQHFFIVIEHVLGHGLRPKKGLLGPRKELWDLLQSVEHYCPEAQDITASVRDLPTVRTHIGRARAWLRIALMQKKLSDYLQALIEHREDSLYEYYEPHALMMSDEIVVIMGILVGLNVIDCNLCVKEEDLDSQQGVIDFSLYLRSSSRNADAPPEDSAPPALLDATGQGNMIAVLDQKNYIEELNRHLNATVGNLQAKVESLTTTNALMKEDLAIARNSLLALQAENQAMRQSSQGGDNTSTGSGGSSDKEKLKEKEKASEELAEERRKNSDLEKELKLQVSLKAESDMAMKLLEKDIHEKQDTIVSLRRQLDDIKQINLEMYRKLQDCKASLTHKTELMDKLELQKEDMTNIIEQLEQKWSHDKSNLGEILKNTSQTLTTQVSASEERAARAEAESRIEREWRISLQEKELKLKEKISSLQSCLKELAEEKEQNNKLKADLEKARTQWSEAQTTLEELGIQLSVSRLKVSEMQDQERHHRQLLSGSAQSLQATVDAVGTPSIWTPDNIATHCTACEREFNLTRRKHHCRSCGEIFCKACSEHTLPLLNAQGMPGKPVRVCNACYAK; encoded by the exons ATGCGAGGACTCGTCGAGGATACGAAGAAGACAAGGCTGTCGACTGCAAATAACAACAATattagcagcagcagcagcagcacgaGTGGTGGCAGCAGTCGCCTCAAGTCGGGCAGTACAGTAACTGGTGGCAGTGCCAGTGGCTCAAAGCCATTAAGGAGTGCAGCCAAGACGGCAACAATGAAGACCACGACGTCATCGTTGGCAGGAGGAACAGGAGCGTCAGCAGCCAAGAAGGAGCCTCAAACGTTGCAACAACAAGTTGGCAAGTCTGCAAAGTCCTCGTCatcggcaacagcaacaacaacaacatcagctacaaCAACCAGGGCGGGAGCGGCTAAATCGCAAAAGGGTCAGAATCCACCCCCACAACAAGTGCAACCTCAAAACGcaaagcaacaacagcaaccgtcacagtcgcagtcgcagtcacATCAGCAACCCCAACaattgcaacagcaacaacaacaacaacagcagcaacttctgacaaacaacagcaacactaTTGCGTTGCCGAAAGCCTCGCATGCCAACACGAGCGAGGAACTGGCTGGTGGTGTCCAGGACACCATTTACCTCTGCAATTTCCGGGTATCCGTCGACGGCGAGTGGCTATGCCTCAAGGAGCTGCAGGACATTGATGTTGCTGGTGGGACTGGCGGCCAGCAGCCGGCACACACCGCAGACGTTGCGGGTAACTCTGGAATCGGGGCTGGGAACTTCAGCACCAGCAGTTCCAACTCCAGCAAGCGTAACAGCAAACGCTTCTCGGGCCTGTCCACCGGGAGCAatggtggcggtggcggtggcggcgcCTTGGACATCACGGACAATG CTCGGGACACCGCGGAAATCGAGCGCAGTAATCTGGTCAATATATGCAAGCTGGTGGTTAAGGAACTCTTGGAACAGTCGCTCCGATATGGTCGCATGCTGGACTCCGACCACCTGCCGCTGCAGCACTTCTTCATCGTCATTGAGCACGTCCTGGGCCACGGCCTGCGCCCGAAGAAGGGTCTCCTTGGTCCGCGGAAGGAGTTGTGGGATTTGCTGCAGAGCGTCGAGCACTATTGTCCGGAGGCGCAGGACATCACGGCCAGCGTTAGGGATCTGCCCACCGTACGCACCCACATAGGCAGAGCTCGGGCCTGGTTGAGGATTGCCCTGATGCAGAAGAAGCTATCGGACTACCTGCAGGCTCTAATCGAGCACCGGGAGGATTCCCTGTACGAGTACTACGAGCCGCATGCGCTCATGATGAGCGACGAG ATCGTTGTGATAATGGGCATCCTGGTGGGCTTGAATGTGATCGATTGCAATCTCTGCGTTAAGGAGGAGGATCTGGACTCGCAGCAGGGCGTTATTGACTTCTCGTTGTACCTGCGCTCTAGTTCCCGGAACGCAGATGCTCCGCCGGAGGACAGTGCTCCGCCAGCCCTACTGGATGCCACTGGGCAGGGAAATATGATCGCCGTGCTGGACCAGAAAAACTACATTGAGGAGCTCAACAGGCACCTCAA CGCCACTGTGGGCAACCTTCAGGCTAAAGTGGAGTCTCTAACCACCACAAACGCTCTGATGAAGGAGGATCTGGCCATAGCTCGGAATAGCTTACTGGCTCTTCAGGCAGAGAACCAGGCCATGCGACAGTCCTCGCAAGGAGGCGACAACACCTCCACTGGGTCGGGTGGCTCCTCGGACAAAGAAAAGCTaaaggagaaggagaaggcTTCCGAGGAGCTGGCCGAGGAGCGGCGCAAAAACAGCGATCTGGAAAAGGAACTGAAGCTACAGGTGTCCCTCAAGGCGGAGTCGGACATGGCCATGAAGTTGCTGGAGAAGGACATACACGAGAAGCAGGACACGATAGTCTCCCTGCGCCGCCAACTGGACGACATCAAGCAGATTAATCTTGAAATGTATCGCAAACTACAG GACTGCAAGGCCTCGCTAACCCACAAAACTGAGCTGATGGACAAACTGGAGCTCCAGAAGGAGGACATGACCAATATTATTGAGCAGCTGGAGCAGAA GTGGAGCCATGACAAGAGCAACCTGGGGGAGATCCTGAAGAACACGTCGCAAACCCTAACGACACAGGTGTCGGCAAGCGAGGAGCGAGCGGCGCGGGCTGAGGCCGAATCCCGAATCGAGCGGGAATGGCGCATTTCCCTGCAAGAAAAGGAGTTAAAGCTAAAAGAGAAAATATCTTCCCTGCAGAGCTGCCTCAAGGAGCTGGCCGAGGAAAAGGAGCAAAACAATAAACTGAAGGCTGATCTGGAAAAAGCGCGAACCCAGTGGTCGGAGGCACAAACCACTCTGGAGGAGCTGGGAATTCAGCTTAGTGTGAGCAGATTGAAGGTATCGGAGATGCAGGATCAGGAGCGCCACCACCGCCAATTACTATCCGGCTCGGCCCAGTCTCTGCAGGCCACGGTAGACGCCGTGGGTACTCCCAGTATCTGGACACCGGACAACATTGCCACCCACTGCACAGCCTGCGAGCGGGAGTTCAATTTGACGCGACGCAAGCACCACTGCCGGAGCTGCGGGGAGATCTTCTGCAAGGCCTGCTCGGAGCACACTCTTCCACTGCTCAATGCTCAGGGCATGCCGGGCAAACCGGTGCGGGTGTGCAACGCCTGCTACGCCAAATGA